A region of Sugiyamaella lignohabitans strain CBS 10342 chromosome A, complete sequence DNA encodes the following proteins:
- a CDS encoding gag-pol fusion protein (Retrotransposon TYA Gag and TYB Pol genes; transcribed/translated as one unit; polyprotein is processed to make a nucleocapsid-like protein (Gag), reverse transcriptase (RT), protease (PR), and integrase (IN); similar to retroviral genes; GO_component: GO:0005737 - cytoplasm [Evidence IEA,IEA,IEA]; GO_component: GO:0005634 - nucleus [Evidence IEA,IEA]; GO_component: GO:0005634 - nucleus [Evidence IDA] [PMID 9448009]; GO_component: GO:0000943 - retrotransposon nucleocapsid [Evidence ISS] [PMID 9582191]; GO_function: GO:0005524 - ATP binding [Evidence IEA]; GO_function: GO:0003677 - DNA binding [Evidence IEA]; GO_function: GO:0003887 - DNA-directed DNA polymerase activity [Evidence IEA,IEA]; GO_function: GO:0003887 - DNA-directed DNA polymerase activity [Evidence ISS] [PMID 9582191]; GO_function: GO:0003723 - RNA binding [Evidence IEA,IEA]; GO_function: GO:0003723 - RNA binding [Evidence ISS] [PMID 9582191]; GO_function: GO:0004523 - RNA-DNA hybrid ribonuclease activity [Evidence IEA]; GO_function: GO:0003964 - RNA-directed DNA polymerase activity [Evidence IEA,IEA]; GO_function: GO:0003964 - RNA-directed DNA polymerase activity [Evidence ISS] [PMID 9582191]; GO_function: GO:0004190 - aspartic-type endopeptidase activity [Evidence IEA]; GO_function: GO:0003824 - catalytic activity [Evidence IEA]; GO_function: GO:0004519 - endonuclease activity [Evidence IEA]; GO_function: GO:0016787 - hydrolase activity [Evidence IEA]; GO_function: GO:0046872 - metal ion binding [Evidence IEA]; GO_function: GO:0004518 - nuclease activity [Evidence IEA]; GO_function: GO:0003676 - nucleic acid binding [Evidence IEA]; GO_function: GO:0000166 - nucleotide binding [Evidence IEA]; GO_function: GO:0016779 - nucleotidyltransferase activity [Evidence IEA]; GO_function: GO:0008233 - peptidase activity [Evidence IEA]; GO_function: GO:0008233 - peptidase activity [Evidence ISS] [PMID 9582191]; GO_function: GO:0004540 - ribonuclease activity [Evidence ISS] [PMID 9582191]; GO_function: GO:0016740 - transferase activity [Evidence IEA]; GO_process: GO:0015074 - DNA integration [Evidence IEA,IEA]; GO_process: GO:0006310 - DNA recombination [Evidence IEA]; GO_process: GO:0006261 - DNA-dependent DNA replication [Evidence IEA,IEA]; GO_process: GO:0090502 - RNA phosphodiester bond hydrolysis, endonucleolytic [Evidence IEA]; GO_process: GO:0006278 - RNA-dependent DNA replication [Evidence IEA,IEA]; GO_process: GO:0008152 - metabolic process [Evidence IEA]; GO_process: GO:0090305 - nucleic acid phosphodiester bond hydrolysis [Evidence IEA]; GO_process: GO:0006508 - proteolysis [Evidence IEA]; GO_process: GO:0032196 - transposition [Evidence IEA]; GO_process: GO:0032197 - transposition, RNA-mediated [Evidence ISS] [PMID 9582191]; GO_process: GO:0019076 - viral release from host cell [Evidence IEA]), whose protein sequence is MEDEPSVQNLQALIDEVKALRAIVNSRTQHQNVATPQNNKAPLTWEEVQQGIKARFYAYEQETVLNTYTTIRQTSTVEEYGRAFGRVVSQLRVEDVPSDTALRVRFISGLRAECGPMVRLMNPTTWEEAFDIAYRFSLEGSESSSLQGTTHYQAGPSAPFNYPGGMDHNGDLIMGNANRLRPLTEAEREALRKSDCCFRCRRQGHIARDCPKGKRAASLTRLKNDAITDSVKPLTRSLSTTVLPPQPPQESESLFTVPFKASERVEVKALLHTGCETNLVHPDVISQLARGTEVKVSSVKPRSIVPSINSATINFNITTFASLRIRRPGFEETIHAYIVPDLAHELVLGLPFIASHERDIQWAQRTFCGHYVPQDPLPRNCPLVSQSATLLTKPPVTPVTQLP, encoded by the coding sequence ATGGAAGACGAACCTAGCGTGCAGAACCTCCAAGCCCTTATAGACGAAGTCAAGGCACTTCGCGCAATAGTGAACAGCCGAACCCAACATCAGAACGTGGCCACCCCCCAGAACAACAAGGCCCCGTTAACCTGGGAAGAAGTCCAACAAGGTATTAAGGCTCGGTTCTATGCCTATGAGCAGGAAACTGTTCTTAACACCTACACGACAATCCGTCAAACGTCTACCGTAGAGGAGTATGGACGTGCATTTGGACGCGTTGTCTCGCAACTACGCGTAGAAGACGTACCGTCGGATACTGCCCTGAGGGTTAGATTTATTAGCGGACTCCGCGCTGAATGTGGCCCCATGGTCCGCCTCATGAACCCAACGACCTGGGAAGAGGCCTTTGACATCGCTTATCGTTTCAGCTTGGAAGGGTCAGAATCGTCTTCTCTCCAAGGAACAACTCACTACCAGGCAGGCCCTTCCGCACCGTTTAACTACCCAGGCGGAATGGACCACAATGGAGACCTTATCATGGGCAACGCTAACCGTCTCCGACCACTGACCGAAGCCGAACGCGAAGCCCTCCGCAAGAGTGATTGTTGTTTCCGCTGTCGTCGCCAGGGCCATATCGCCCGAGACTGCCCTAAGGGGAAAAGGGCCGCGTCATTAACTCGGCTCAAAAATGACGCAATAACAGACTCAGTAAAGCCCCTGACTAGATCCCTTAGTACCACCGTTCTCCCGCCTCAGCCACCTcaagaatcagaatccCTATTCACGGTGCCCTTCAAAGCTTCAGAGCGAGTGGAAGTCAAAGCCCTACTGCACACTGGTTGTGAGACGAATCTCGTCCACCCGGATGTTATCAGCCAATTAGCGAGAGGAACGGAAGTTAAAGTCTCTTCAGTAAAACCCCGATCCATAGTACCATCAATAAATTCGGCTACCATTAACTTCAATATCACCACTTTCGCTTCGCTAAGAATTCGTCGACCAGGATTTGAGGAGACCATTCACGCCTACATCGTCCCGGATTTAGCCCACGAGCTCGTACTAGGACTCCCGTTTATTGCGTCCCACGAGCGGGACATCCAATGGGCCCAACGCACCTTCTGTGGCCACTACGTGCCCCAAGACCCGCTCCCCAGGAACTGTCCCTTAGTCTCTCAGTCTGCAACGCTCCTAACCAAACCTCCAGTCACCCCAGTCACCCAGTTGCCCTAG
- the MSS4 gene encoding 1-phosphatidylinositol-4-phosphate 5-kinase (Phosphatidylinositol-4-phosphate 5-kinase; involved in actin cytoskeleton organization and cell morphogenesis; multicopy suppressor of stt4 mutation; GO_component: GO:0005634 - nucleus [Evidence IDA] [PMID 9624177]; GO_component: GO:0005886 - plasma membrane [Evidence IDA] [PMID 9624177]; GO_function: GO:0016308 - 1-phosphatidylinositol-4-phosphate 5-kinase activity [Evidence IEA]; GO_function: GO:0016308 - 1-phosphatidylinositol-4-phosphate 5-kinase activity [Evidence IDA] [PMID 9624177]; GO_function: GO:0016308 - 1-phosphatidylinositol-4-phosphate 5-kinase activity [Evidence IDA] [PMID 9624178]; GO_function: GO:0005524 - ATP binding [Evidence IEA]; GO_function: GO:0016301 - kinase activity [Evidence IEA]; GO_function: GO:0000166 - nucleotide binding [Evidence IEA]; GO_function: GO:0016307 - phosphatidylinositol phosphate kinase activity [Evidence IEA]; GO_function: GO:0016740 - transferase activity [Evidence IEA]; GO_process: GO:0031321 - ascospore-type prospore assembly [Evidence IGI] [PMID 19502581]; GO_process: GO:0046488 - phosphatidylinositol metabolic process [Evidence IEA]; GO_process: GO:0046854 - phosphatidylinositol phosphorylation [Evidence IDA] [PMID 9624177]; GO_process: GO:0046854 - phosphatidylinositol phosphorylation [Evidence IDA] [PMID 9624178]; GO_process: GO:0016310 - phosphorylation [Evidence IEA]): MGIRRLYRKCRHHLKRDESVVANYHSVNDGGVESKPMPTDNLRIRQTCSVEDIRSSYPNCQAFLTKYGSKHQAHKDRSHIGIIENPRYAYPNCEKLAYYSKHGAHGKISQVDSTIRLNIDNSMGYDSGKAPYSRTGSIDSKETLTTDNFGLEQTDYEEYIAKEISSGRGTKNIIVPNSEVEMDSIVSAEADNLHRIWSTPTQVSLDIVVNHGGNILCEVAPIASNYHSDDSSCKESSNMAIREEPSDISTTQTVLIEENLTTDKQISLPVKPVRPRVCPFLLQPEIDEMIANEREGSVSSSVCNSSQSIVSDTYDLPTAISGNILQDATCEYPPRFGSVDAALNPKFVKFDEDKKTMLMKRAEAKIDSFKRKLGLKSSPIAPKKYLIFLGIYSSLVENPPIVHPEVRVQFFQPGHKTFKVSPDAVVQCHFPSVYENIRTLCGSYFPYYLNSFLFDHDALHEKSPGKTDADFYFTADRKYIIKTIQRKEHNTLMGESFMRDYYSHIQENPDTLIPTYLGHFTLRTLGKDTHFVVMKNLLDTDVNMVYDLKGIKHRNRSGVSSVINDLDINKDGDWLENQEVILMGKGKRDKFLIQLASDVALLEKYNIMDYSLLVGIHSDPQSGKVRHSMGMIDSLSPYGLSKALKSNFSRIVHRPSSLNTINPRDYGKRFLNFIGSTVVLECGGPMLY; encoded by the coding sequence ATGGGTATTCGTCGATTGTATCGCAAGTGCCGTCATCACCTTAAGAGGGATGAGTCGGTGGTTGCCAACTACCACTCTGTTAATGATGGTGGAGTTGAGTCAAAGCCAATGCCAACTGATAATTTGAGAATTCGTCAAACCTGTTCAGTTGAGGACATTCGTTCGTCTTATCCCAACTGCCAAGCCTTTTTGACCAAGTATGGTAGCAAACACCAAGCTCACAAAGATCGATCTCATATTGGAATTATTGAAAACCCTAGATATGCCTACCCTAACTGTGAAAAGTTGGCCTACTATTCTAAACATGGTGCTCACGGTAAAATCTCCCAGGTAGACTCAACCATTCGCCTTAatattgataatagtaTGGGTTATGACTCTGGTAAAGCTCCCTACTCACGAACTGGATCAATTGACTCCAAAGAAACACTTACTACGGATAATTTTGGACTTGAACAGACCGATTATGAGGAATACATTGCCAAGGAAATAAGCTCTGGCCGTGGAACTAAAAACATTATAGTGCCTAACTCAGAGGTTGAAATGGATTCTATAGTCTCTGCTGAAGCAGACAATCTTCATCGAATTTGGAGCACTCCCACTCAAGTCTCTCTAGACATCGTGGTGAACCATGGCGGCAACATACTTTGTGAGGTTGCACCTATAGCCTCAAACTACCATTCTGATGACTCGTCTTGTAAAGAGTCTTCTAATATGGCAATTCGCGAGGAGCCGTCAGACATCTCAACAACTCAAACGGTATTGATTGAAGAGAATCTTACTACCGATAAACAAATATCACTTCCGGTTAAACCTGTTAGACCCAGGGTTTGCCCATTTTTGTTGCAACCCGAAATTGATGAGATGATAGCAAATGAGCGTGAAGGCTCAGTTAGTTCCTCGGTTTGCAACTCAAGCCAGTCAATTGTTTCAGACACCTACGACCTGCCTACAGCCATCTCAGGCAATATCTTGCAGGACGCTACTTGTGAGTACCCTCCACGTTTCGGATCAGTCGATGCCGCTTTAAATCCTAAATTTGTGAAGTTTGACGAAGATAAGAAAACTATGCTCATGAAAAGAGCTGAAGCCAAGATTGACTCTTTTAAAAGAAAGCTTGGGTTAAAGTCCAGCCCCATTGCTCCTAAGAAAtatcttatttttttgggtaTTTACTCCTCCCTTGTTGAGAATCCTCCCATTGTTCATCCCGAGGTTAGAGTCCAGTTCTTTCAGCCAGGACACAAAACGTTCAAGGTTTCTCCCGATGCCGTGGTTCAGTGCCATTTCCCCTCTGTTTACGAGAATATTCGCACACTTTGTGGGTCTTATTTTCCCTACTATTTGAATTCGTTCCTTTTTGATCATGATGCTCTGCACGAAAAATCTCCCGGAAAGACCGATGCTGACTTTTATTTCACAGCCGATCGGAAATACATTATCAAAACTATTCAACGCAAGGAGCACAATACTTTAATGGGAGAGTCTTTCATGAGGGACTATTACTCTCATATCCAAGAGAACCCAGATACGTTAATCCCTACCTATCTTGGTCATTTCACTCTTAGAACGCTTGGCAAAGACACTCATTTTGTTGTcatgaagaatttgcttGACACAGATGTCAATATGGTCTATGATCTTAAAGGAATTAAGCACAGAAACCGATCGGGAGTTAGTAGTGTCATTAATGACCTCGATATCAATAAAGACGGTGATTGGCTGGAAAACCAAGAAGTAATTCTTATGGGAAAAGGCAAGCGAGACAAATTTCTAATCCAATTAGCCTCAGATGTTGCACTccttgaaaaatataacaTAATGGACTATTCACTCTTGGTTGGTATCCATAGCGACCCTCAATCAGGTAAAGTTAGACATTCCATGGGTATGATTGATTCACTTTCTCCATATGGTTTGTCCAAGGCACTAAAATCAAATTTTAGTAGAATCGTGCATCGCCCTTCCTCTCTGAATACTATCAATCCAAGGGATTACGGAAAGAGGTTCCTAAATTTCATCGGATCTACCGTCGTACTTGAGTGCGGGGGACCGATGCTTTATTAA
- the MSS4 gene encoding 1-phosphatidylinositol-4-phosphate 5-kinase (Phosphatidylinositol-4-phosphate 5-kinase; involved in actin cytoskeleton organization and cell morphogenesis; multicopy suppressor of stt4 mutation; GO_component: GO:0005634 - nucleus [Evidence IDA] [PMID 9624177]; GO_component: GO:0005886 - plasma membrane [Evidence IDA] [PMID 9624177]; GO_function: GO:0016308 - 1-phosphatidylinositol-4-phosphate 5-kinase activity [Evidence IEA]; GO_function: GO:0016308 - 1-phosphatidylinositol-4-phosphate 5-kinase activity [Evidence IDA] [PMID 9624177]; GO_function: GO:0016308 - 1-phosphatidylinositol-4-phosphate 5-kinase activity [Evidence IDA] [PMID 9624178]; GO_function: GO:0005524 - ATP binding [Evidence IEA]; GO_function: GO:0016301 - kinase activity [Evidence IEA]; GO_function: GO:0000166 - nucleotide binding [Evidence IEA]; GO_function: GO:0016307 - phosphatidylinositol phosphate kinase activity [Evidence IEA]; GO_function: GO:0016740 - transferase activity [Evidence IEA]; GO_process: GO:0031321 - ascospore-type prospore assembly [Evidence IGI] [PMID 19502581]; GO_process: GO:0046488 - phosphatidylinositol metabolic process [Evidence IEA]; GO_process: GO:0046854 - phosphatidylinositol phosphorylation [Evidence IDA] [PMID 9624177]; GO_process: GO:0046854 - phosphatidylinositol phosphorylation [Evidence IDA] [PMID 9624178]; GO_process: GO:0016310 - phosphorylation [Evidence IEA]), with the protein MYHYDIPLRRSFANYARPVRYMARNLIKFTDNLYTCSYLLPEVHIPQPLWDRSVQSKFHSANELAVKYLEIKSYCNTYVCEKLCEKKTQELVRKARLSQSSAWSTVTSAIEDLNETIEIARGQIDRSEVELWRAIRGVEKHLKFVLTLGETVSTESIKEVESHLSGRLSTWEAARAPRLKKRVPSATKISTNPRDTQGTRPSSSHQQKVSIPTTTKHSYEKKTPTRSLRTTIFFDGVYRCVRTSLAPGVSHTSSPTIHAVAGGTIEGHSQDLFNTIRRRQGIRTSDYLSAFDLNSAAIVIKSPGRSGSDLLYTEDGKYIIKTIPSSEHKVLIDLLPSYVKHLERHKNSLLPVFLGHYTHENNGKRTHFVVMKNLFSGHSQVDRVYDLKGSTYNRAVDENTDNVGRLVYKDIEWMKHKEAIHMNDEERTKVVIQMMNDVAFLKRNNIFDYSMLVGKYDESRKSVMGIIDILTPYNKPQALKRTALGLLHDPTTLSCMRPGDYAARFFNFMESTVVPTVSTGRANKHHRY; encoded by the coding sequence ATGTATCACTACGATATACCCCTTCGACGCTCATTCGCAAACTATGCGAGACCGGTGCGATACATGGCTCGCAACCTAATCAAATTTACAGATAACCTTTACACATGCTCTTACCTTTTACCTGAGGTACACATTCCACAGCCCCTATGGGACCGCTCGGTACAAAGTAAGTTCCACTCCGCCAATGAATTGGCTGTCAAGTACCTGGAGATTAAAAGCTACTGCAACACCTATGTCTGTGAGAAGCTCTGTGAGAAGAAGACTCAGGAGCTTGTTCGAAAAGCACGCCTGTCTCAATCCAGTGCTTGGTCTACTGTAACGTCTGCTATAGAAGATCTCAATGAAACCATCGAGATTGCTAGAGGTCAGATTGACCGCTCTGAAGTAGAGTTATGGAGGGCCATTAGAGGAGTAGAGAAGCATCTTAAATTTGTTCTTACCCTTGGTGAGACTGTCAGTACTGAATCCATCAAGGAAGTAGAGTCTCACTTGAGTGGGCGGTTATCCACTTGGGAAGCGGCAAGAGCACCTCGTCTTAAAAAGCGAGTGCCTTCTGCCACCAAAATTTCTACTAATCCTCGTGATACACAAGGAACTCGTCCTAGCAGCTCACACCAGCAAAAGGTAAGTATTCCAACTACAACCAAACACTCCTAtgagaaaaaaacaccTACTCGATCATTACGAACTaccattttctttgatgGTGTTTACAGATGCGTGCGCACTAGTTTGGCTCCTGGTGTGAGCCATACCTCTTCTCCCACGATTCACGCTGTGGCTGGTGGTACAATTGAGGGACATTCGCAAGATCTATTTAATACCATTCGTAGACGACAGGGAATTAGAACCAGCGACTACCTGAGCGCATTTGACTTGaattctgctgctattgttaTCAAGTCTCCTGGTAGATCTGGTTCCGATTTGCTCTACACTGAAGACGGTAAGTACATCATTAAGACAATTCCCAGTTCCGAACACAAAGTGCTGATTGACTTGTTACCCTCATATGTTAAGCACCTTGAGCGACATAAGAATAGTCTTTTGCCAGTATTCCTTGGTCACTATACCCACGAAAATAATGGCAAGCGAACTCATTTCGTTgtgatgaagaatttgTTCTCAGGACACAGCCAGGTTGACAGAGTCTATGATCTTAAGGGGTCTACGTACAATCGAGCCGTTGACGAAAATACAGACAATGTTGGTCGGTTGGTGTACAAAGACATTGAGTGGATGAAACACAAGGAGGCTATTCACATGaatgatgaagaaagaacaaaGGTCGTGATCCAGATGATGAACGATGTTGCATTCCTGAAGAGAAATAACATCTTCGACTACTCCATGCTGGTTGGTAAGTACGATGAGAGTAGAAAGAGTGTAATGGGAATCATTGACATTTTGACACCCTATAACAAACCACAAGCTCTGAAGAGAACAGCATTGGGATTGCTCCATGATCCCACCACTCTTAGTTGTATGAGACCTGGCGACTATGCAGCAAGgttcttcaatttcatgGAATCCACAGTGGTGCCCACGGTTAGCACTGGCAGAGCCAACAAACACCACAGATATTAA